In Lentilitoribacter sp. Alg239-R112, the following proteins share a genomic window:
- the gcvH gene encoding glycine cleavage system protein GcvH, translating to MMKYTEEHEWLKPEGDEFIVGITQHAADALGELVFVELPDVGNEYSKGDDVVVIESVKAASDILAPLDGEITAVNQTVADNPTLVNEDPTAAAWFFKMKLKDPSEYDGLMDEAAYKAHIGE from the coding sequence ATTATGAAATACACTGAAGAGCATGAATGGTTGAAGCCGGAAGGCGATGAGTTCATTGTTGGAATTACACAACACGCAGCTGATGCGCTTGGCGAACTAGTATTTGTTGAACTTCCAGATGTCGGCAATGAATATTCGAAAGGTGACGATGTCGTTGTGATTGAAAGCGTCAAAGCTGCGTCTGATATTCTTGCGCCACTTGATGGTGAAATCACTGCGGTTAACCAAACCGTTGCGGATAACCCAACTTTGGTGAATGAAGACCCGACGGCTGCGGCATGGTTCTTTAAAATGAAGTTAAAAGACCCATCTGAATATGATGGTTTGATGGATGAAGCTGCTTACAAAGCACATATTGGCGAATAA